AAAATTATATTGCAAAGATTTTTCATTTATTACTGGTTGATCTATTTCTACACCAAGAAGAGACCATGTCCCTGAAGAAAGATATGCCCATTTTTCTTCATCTTTTGCAGGTGTACCAACCACAGCAGAAGCGGTATCATGACAACAGACCGCAAAAATAGGTATTGGAGATAAATTTAACTCCTCCTGTAACTTTTTTGTAAGATTTCCAATTAATGTTCCAGGAGAAATTATTTGGGTCAAAAAATCTGTTCTTATACCAAGTTTCTCAAGTAAACTATAGCAC
The window above is part of the bacterium genome. Proteins encoded here:
- a CDS encoding rhamnulokinase, which encodes MTQIISPGTLIGNLTKKLQEELNLSPIPIFAVCCHDTASAVVGTPAKDEEKWAYLSSGTWSLLGVEIDQPVINEKSLQYNFTNEGGFGGTIRFLKNIMGLW